The following DNA comes from Deltaproteobacteria bacterium.
GAAATCGAAGATGCCAAGCAAAAAGAAAATCGAGGAGCTAATAACGAAGATAATCAAGGAACGGCTCAGGAAAATCCAGACAAGCCATTGATCGCTGACTCTGGCGAAGTTATTCGTAAAGAAAAATGGACCCAGGACTTGCCTCAAAAGTATGATGATGTGGGTGACTTTTATCGTGTTAAAGAAATTCCTGGAATGTCTGAAAATGAAGTTTTAGATTCTGTTCAGACCCTAAATCCCGAACAAGTTCAGGGATCAAAGACGGTTCAGTTGTATCGAGGAAAATTAATATTAAGCCAAGTGAAACACCGATTTATAGTGAGTTCAAATAAAAATGAAGAGGCAAGAGAGCTCGAGGTAACCGGGGATGTGACTTTTAGCAACCAGAGCACCTTTCCATTTGTTTTAAAAGGAAAAGCAACTGATTTCGAGTTCCCGTTAGAGATTGCTGACAAAAACTCTAATTTAAAGAATGTATTTAAGGCAAAGGCCATTTGTTTGAAAGAACCAGCTGAAAATTCCTCAGTCGGTGATTCAAATGCTTCAAATATAAGTGACGAGTGTGATAAATTAGCTATCGATTTTTATTACAAAAATAAGGATGTTTTTTACACCGATCAGTTAATTTCGAAATCTTTTATTACTGCTGAAATTCAACATCCTGTTGAGGAGTTTGTAGTTCCTAATGAGTATTTTAATGGGATCCCCGAGGAAGAGTTAACTGATTACGATAAAAAACAAAAAAAGGGAAAGCACGAAGAGCCTCCCAGCACTGAGGATATCGCTAATCCCGAATTGCCATCCTATTTTATTAATCCAAATTTAGAAGATGTTTCTGCACTTTACCCTGAGGTTAAAAAAACTATAGATGAAGCTAAAATAGAAAAAATTAAAGTTCCTAAGAAATTAAAGGTCCTGCCAGAACTGACTGGAGATGAAAAAATTCCAGAAGGTCCTGATTTGATAGGTCCACCTCCAGCCATGGATCTTAATCCTGGGTTACCGAAATCCCCACCTCTTGTGAAATCACCAAAGCCAAAGAAAGAAGAGGCAATTCCTAAGGTGGAGAGCCCTATCGCAGAGAACCCTAAGAAAGAGACAACTTTGCCTAACATAAAACCTGTTAAGCCGATCACGCCTGAATCCAAACCAGATGCCAAACCTGAATCCAAACCTGAATCCAAACCTGAAGCCAAACCTGAAGCCAAACCAAAGCAGCCTGTTGTCGATGGTCCTCCTGCTCATCGTCCACCTGCAAACCCTGCAAACCCTGCAAGTCCAGCAAGTCCAGCAAGTCCAGCTAAGCCTGGTGCTGCGGTTGTTGAGGTGACTGCCAATAATCAACGCCCTAAGGATCAGGCCTGGGGAAAGCCTCACACTGGGAGATATATCAAGAGCCAGCAAAGAACTATTTTCTTAACTCAGTCTAATAGTTTGCTAGAGGCTTTTCAAAAAATAGGACCCGATTCTGGATTTTCGATATGGAGCCCAAAAAAGTTAAGACATTACGGCACCTATGATATTGTCGAATCCATTGTCAATATAGGAGAATGGATCAAAGACAATATTCCTAGCTTCACCTTAAAAGTGAATGACATGTCAGGAAAAAATGGCGGAAACATAGGTCATTCTAGCCATAAAACAGGGATGGATGTGGATTTGTCCTATGTGACAAAGAATCCAAAAATGGCATTTATGGATATGGATCGAGTCAAAGGGGCCTTGCCACACCCTGAATTTCAGGGGGCTGAGCAGTGGAAACTTTTCAAAGCCGCTTTTGATTTGGCTCCTGTAGAGGTTATTTATGTGAATCGGAAGATTAAAAATGAAATGTGCCGGCAGGCCTTATTATCCAAGGATTTGCCGTCAAATACCGATACGAAATCAGAGGCAGCTAGAATGTTGACTCGCCTAGTGGTTATTGATAACAACCACGGTGACCATTGGCATTTAAGAATGGATTGTAAAACTCTTAATTTTATGAAAGTACAAAGAAATTGTATCTCTCAGCCCCAACCGTTTGTGGGGCCAGAATGTCAAAAAATCAGCCTGAAATAATACTTGCCATTGTGTATTATTTTGTTTAAATCATGTCTCAACCAATCAGGCTCAAAAAGTGTTTATAAATTTTTATAATCCGCCTCGTTTGAGAAAGGCATAGTATGAAACAGAAAACCCATTCGGGGGCAAAAAAACGCATGCGTTTGTTGCCAAGTGGTAAAGTGAAAAGAAAGCAAACTAAAATGCGTCACTTAAACTCTCACATGAAATCAAAAACCAAGAGACATTTAGGTCAAACAGCTTATGTTGACGATGCTAACATGTACCAAACAAGCCGAACGCTTGTATTCTAAGGAGAAAAAATGCCACGCGTAAAATCAGGTAAAACAAATCATGCACGTCATAAAAAAGTATTAAAAAGAGCTAAGGGTTTTTACTCAGCCGGCTCCAGAGCTTTCATCCATGCAACTGAAAAAGTGGATAGAGCTATGGCCTATATGTTCAAAGGTCGTAAGATGCGAAAAAGAGAATTTCGCGCTCTTTGGAATCAAAGGATCAATGCCGCAGCCAGATTGAATGGGACTTCCTATTCAAGACTTATTGGTGGGCTTATCAAAGCGGGTGTTGAGGTGAATAGAAAGAATTTATCAGAATTAGCTATTAATGATCCAACAGCTTTTACAAAAATGTGCGGTTACGCCCTTAAATAAGATAGTGAATTAAATCATCAGATTAAAGCAAATTAATAAAGGGCTTTCCCAAAGAAAGCCCTTTTCTTTTGGAAAAAAAATATGGGATCAGAGCTTCAAGAGTTTAAAAAAAGAAAAAAAGATCATATTCAAATGGCTCTTAATAAAGAATCACAGTATTTGAAAACAAATCCATTAGAAAAAATAAAATTAAAGCATACCGCGTTTCCAGAGTTAGATTGGTCAGAATTAGATTCTACATGTTATTATTTAGAGCATCAATTAGGAGCTCCTTTTTTTATAAGCTCTATGACCGCAGGACATGATAAGGGAATGGAAATTAATTTAGCACTTGCTGAATTAAGTGCTGAAAAAAAAATATTGATGGGAGTAGGGTCCCAACGGCGTGAGCTTTTTGATGATTCGGCAAAAAAAGAATGGAAAAAGCTCAGAAAAAAAAATCCTAAAGCTTTATTGTTATCAAATATCGGCTTAAGTCAGTTGATTCAAACTCCCGCAGATAAAATTCTTCAAATTATAGATAATTTAGAATCTATAGGCTTAATCATTCACACAAATCCCCTGCAGGAGTGCATCCAAAAAGAAGGAACTCCTCAATTTAAAATGGGGCTAAGTTCTATTGAAAGGTTAGTAAGAGCGGTTCCAGTTCCAGTGATTGTGAAAGAAGTGGGAAATGGTTTTTCAGAAGAAGACAGAAGACGCTTAAAAAATACAGGGATATACGCTTTAGATCTATCGGCGAAGGGAGGAACCGATTGGTCCAGAGTAGAAGCTCTTCGCTTTCCCAGGAATTCCAAAGAACGAGCCTCTGGATTTATTTTTTCGGAATGGGGTTATAGTCTTCCTGAAATGATGCTAGATAGTGAAAAATTAAATCTTTCATATGAAACCTGGGGCAGTGGTGGTATAAGATCGGGATTAGATATTGCGAAGGTTCTGGCTTTGGGCTGTCAAAAAGTGGGTCTGGCTCAACCCTGGTTAGAGGCTTTGTTAAAACCTGCGGCGAAAAATGGCAGGATTAGTGAGTGCAAACTAAATAAAAAAGCATTGTATGATTTTTACACTCAGATAGAGAAAGAAATGAAAGTAGCTCTTTTTTGTACGGGATCAAAAAATATTAAAGAGTTACAAAACAAAAAGGTTATGTATGTCGCGGATTAAAAACTTAAGTGATATATTCAAAGGTTTTTCAAAATTAAATTTAAATCAAAGAATTCAAAAAATTTTTGAAGCTGGGTCCATCAATGAAGAGGATTTAAAGTTTTTAAAGTCAGGTGGCCTCAAAGATACTCAATTAGGAGAAAAATTTATTGAAAATACAATTGGGTATTTTCAGATGCCTATGGGGGTAGCCACCCAATTTTGTATTGATGGCAAAGAGCTTTTTATTCCCATGGCCGTGGAGGAAACTTCCATCATAGCTGCTGCAAGTAAAACCGCAAAATGGATTAAAGAAACGGGAACTATCACTACCGAAGTTATGGGGACCGATATTATAGGGCAAATACAAATTGGAAAAGTTCGTCATCTTTCAAATCTTAAAAATGTAATTCACAAAAATAAAAACTTTCTTATTAATTTAGCTAATACAGAGGTCGTTCCTAATTTGGTTCAACGGGGTGGAGGCGTCCGCGATATACAGCTAAGGGAATTGAAAAGGGATGATGGTCAGGACATGGCGGTGATTCACATTTTGATGAATCCTTGTGATGCAATGGGGGCTAATCTCATCAACCAAGTTTGTGAGTTCTTAAAATCTCCAATTCAGGAACTGAGTAACGAAACGGTAACCATGTGTATCCTGTCCAATTTGGCAGATTCTAAAATAACAAGGGCCGTAGTTGAAATGCTCGTGGATGAGGAACTTGGAATAAAAATCCAAGAAGCCAGTTTATTTGCAGAACTGGATTCCTATAGAGCGGCTACCAATAATAAAGGCGTTCTTAACGGTATTGATCCGATTCTTATTGCCACGGGAAATGATTGGAGAGCCGTTGAAGCGGGGATCCATGCCTACGCTGCCAGATCAGGACACTACACTTCTATTACCAAATGGAGATTTGATAAAGACACAGGGATCCTGAAGGGAGTATTTGAAGCTCCTCTCATTGTTGGAACGGTGGGTGGAGTTACCAATTTGCATCCCATGGCAAAAATGTCACTTCGTATGTTAGGTGTACAGTCTTCCAATGACTTATCTAGAATAGCAGCAGCAGTTGGACTGGTCCAGAATCTGGGAGCTTTAAGAGCCTTGACCACTGTAGGAATTATTGAAGGACATATGAAACTTCATATAAAAAATTTAAGCCTAGGAGTTGGTGCCACTGAAACAGAAATTCCTCTGCTAGAAACCAAACTTGAAGAAATTTTAACACTTACCAAAAGAATCACCTTAAGTCATGCTATGGAAGTTCTTAAAGAGATCCGAACCAGTCAGCGAATGTGAAAACAGAATACTTTTCGTTAAAAATTCCAGGAAAAACTTTTATCTCCGGGGAGTACTTGGCTTTACGTGGAGGAAGCAGCTTGTTGGCCTCTACTCTTCCCGGGTTTGAAGTTTTTTTTATTCCTAAAAAGAAACAAACCAAAAAATTGGATTTGATTCCTCAACTTGCCGAAAAACATCAATTAAGTGTTGAAAAGTTTGATGTTTCCTTCTTAGGAAAAATTCAATCACCTGCGGAGATTTATTTTCAGAGACATCTAGAAGTGTTCAATGATTGGGAGATCCTTTTTTATGATGGCTATCAACAAAAAGGTGGGTTTGGGGCCAGCACCGCTCAATTTTTAGCACTTTATCAGTTTTGTCTTATTGAAAAAAATGATTTTAAGAATTTAAGTATAGAAGAAAAATCCCTAGAAACAATTCTTCTTGAATATTGGCAATGTCAAAGTGATTTAAGTCAAACGAGCCCCAGTGGAAATGATCTTTTGGCCCAACATTTTGCCGGTTTTAATATCATTGAAAAAGAATTTATTTCTAACAATCAAAATGAAGACAAAATTCAAAATAAAATGAAAATTCAACGTCGTTCGTTGGAATGGAAGTTCAAGAATTTAGATTTTACTCTTTGTTTGACGGGGAACAAAACTCCCACGCACACACATCTTCAAAACCTTAAAAGTTTTGATGAAAAAAAACTTGTTCAGATTCAAGGCAAAACTGAAGGGGCTTTTGATTCAGGAAATGAAAGATCTTTTGCAGAGGAAATTAACCATTGGTATGAAGAGCTCTTGGATCTTCAGTTAGTATGTGAAAACACTCAAAAATTAGTTAGGGATTTTAATAAAGAGATGAGTATCCATTCATCTCGAATGGCAATCAAAGGATGTGGGGCTTTAGGCAGTGATGTTCTTTTTATTTTGTATGACAAATCTGACACTTCATTGGTAAAAGACTGGCTCCATCATCATCAGCTATTAACTTCTTTTACATCTAATGATATATGGATCCAACCTATTCAGTTTGAAAGGAAAATATGGATTTAAAGGTGTATTCGGCTCCTTCAAATATCGCCCTTATAAAGTACATGGGAAAAACCAACGCCATGGATAATCTTCCAACGAATACTTCTCTTTCTTATACCTTAGAGCATTTAAGAACTTTTATAACCTTAGAAAAAAATGATAAAGATGAATGGCGGGTTTTGCAGGGTGATGGATTGTTTCCTTTAGTTTTATCAGAAAAAGGAAAGCAAAAGTTTATCAATCACTTGTCTTTTTTACGAGAACAGGCTCAGGTTAAAGAATTTTTTTTGATAAAATCGGCTAATAATTTTCCTTCAGATTGTGGGATCGCCAGTTCCAGTTCTAGCTTTGCAGCTCTGACAATGGCAGCAATGAATGAATTTCAAAAGTTATCCAATAACTTGTTAGATTTGTCGCCGTCTAACTTATCAGCGCTTTCTAGAAGAGGCTCAGGATCTTCATGTCGCAGTTTTTTTTCACCCTGGTGTGCCTGGAAAACCGATCGAGGATTTTCATTGGATTTCCCGTACACTCATCTACATCATATTGTTATTTTGGTAGATATAAGAAAAAAAGAAGTCTCTTCAAGTGAAGCGCACTTGCGTGTTACAACCAGCCCTTTTTTTCAAGAGCGACTGACCAATGTAGAAAAGCGGTTTCATGATCTTTCATTGGCATTAAAGAATTCGAACTGGTTGATACTTCGAAAGCTTTGTTTTGATGAATTCACAGAAATGCACCAACTATTTGAATCTTCGATGCCTCCATTCAGTTATCGCAATGAAGCTACTTTTAAGGTGATAGATCAACTTCTTTTATTAGAGAAAAAAAATCAAGAAAAGGCCCCAATCATTACGATGGATGCGGGTAGCAACATTCATCTCCTTTTTAAGAATGAGGATCTAGATCTGGCGAAAAAATATCGTTCTCTTTTTAACGGTTACGATTTGTTAACTTCTTTTCAGAAGGAATTAAAATGAGCTCTGTGTTTAGAACTGTCGCTTATGGAAAGTGGATTCTTTCTGGTGAACACAGCGTTTTAAGAGGTCAGGAAGCCATAGTGGTGCCTTTGTTTTCTAAGAAATTGTATTTTGAATTTCTTCCTGGATCTCAAATCGATGGGCTTCGCATTCATATTGAAGGAAGTCATTCGAGTGATATTGAATCTATTGTAAGGGCTTTGTTTTCCAAAGCTATTGAGATCCTGGAATTAAAGAAGTTTAATCTTTCAGGTGATATTCGTATTCAAAACGAAATTCCTTTAGGTTCTGGGCTAGGAGCTAGCTCTAGTCTCTGCGTGGCCTTTGGTAGATGGTTTTGTTCAATGAACTTGATTGAACCGAATAAAGTCTATGAATTTTCTAGGAACCTAGAAAACCTGTTTCATGGTGAAAGCAGTGGGGTTGATATAGCGGTGGTTCTTAACGAAAAACCTCTTATCTTTAAAAGACCCCAATCAATAGAATATATAGAAAATTATTTTAAACCGCATCTTTATCTTTCTTATTCGGGTCAAAGAGGAGTCACAAAAGACTGTGTTGAAAAGGTTAAAAAAATATTTTTAGTTGATCCCGAAAAAGCTCAACGATTGGATCAATCCATGGTGGAAACGACTCAGTTGCTCAAGCAGGCATTTATCGTTTCTAATGAATTTAACAATTCAAATGCAGTCAACAGTGATCAGAATCGCGAGAAACAAATGATCTTAGGAATAAATAATGCTTATTCCATATTTCAGGAGTGGGGGCTAACTCGTGGAGCGATTGATGAGCATATTAGCTCGCTAAAAAGGATGGGTGCTCTGGCATGTAAACCCACGGGGAGTGGTGGTGGTGGCTACGTCTTAAGTTTATGGCCCAGATCTATGGTACCTTCAGAACAAACAGAATTTGAATTTATCCCCATTTGAATGGTTAGTAAAGAACGTCAAGATAAACAACTCCGTTCTGTGCAGAACCCGCAGAGACACAAGTGCCTACATTTGTCGTGTCAACATAACACCCTGAAACTGAAACACCACCTCCTGAACCGTATCTTAAAGGAGTCATACCTCCATACCAACTTCCAGAATTAAGGATTCCACCGGCACTCCAATAGGAAACGCCAATGGAACCATAACCTGTAGATACGCCATTAGCTCCACAGTGACCTGGTTGTCCAAATCCTCCATAATAAATACTGTCCGTCGCTTGTCTATTGGGAGCATAGGACGTTGGAGTTCCGCTACCAAAAACAGCGCCAGGTAGTGGACCTGGAACAAGCGCTCCAGTATAGGAATCAATTCCAAAAGTGCAAGCAATTCAGGTTCTTGTAATGGGCCTCCAGATGGACAACAAATTTATTTAAAGCTATGGTCTGGCGTGAAAACCGCTGATGCTTCTCCCATTCACGGTTTACAAGTTTGGGATAGCGAAACTGGTTTTAATGCCTGTGGTGGTAAAATTGGCTTACCTTCAAGTGTAAAATCTGAAATTGGCGTGGATTTTAGTTCCAATGGAGCGGCTGATTCTACCTTCTCATTTGCTACATCAGTCACTAACTTCTTAGATCAGGTGACAAGCACAACAGGAACTGTGACTCTAACAGACAACTGGAAGATGAGCACAGCAACACTTCAACATAGCGTGAATCCTGGTTGTAGCGCTACAGACATCACTATTGGTGGTACTTCTTACTCTATGGCATGGAAGTGTGGACCAGATAATGCGAGTCTTTACCAAGTCAGTTTAGGAGGTGGTTGTGTGGTTACGGCAACTTCGAAACTCGCGGAAGTTCAAAACTGGAGTGGTATGACTTGTGTTAATAAATGGGCCGTCACCAATTCTTCAAACTTCGTTCAAACAAGTAGTTCAGTGAATTTCAATTGGACAGATTTGAATGCCTCACAATTGGCTTCAGGAACTTCATATTCTTCAATCGCAAACTCTGGCAGTTCTGATTCAGCCAAATTAGCACAATTGCAGTGTTATTCAGAGTATTACTATCGTTCTGGATTAGAGCGATCAGGTGCTGCTTGCTTACCAAGAGTTGCCACAGATTGGTCATCTTCAAATCCAGCTGATTTTGTGAAAGTTAATTTCCGGCCAAGCCAAATGGTGTTTTTTGACCAATATAAGCCATTCCCGGATGGCAGTGGTGGAACGATTTTAACTAGACAAGAACACTATAATGGAGTTCAAGTTAACGGTAATAGTTGGGTTAATTGCAAAGTCATTGATACCGGTGGTTTATCCATTAAAAAAATCAGCGATTCAAAATTATTGGCCACTTATCAATCTTCAGAAATCTCTACAAGTACAGGAAAACCTGCTTGTATGGCTAAATTTTCTGGTAAGAAGACAACATTCGTATTTTATTTAACCAAATAGTAATGATTATTGTCTGTGTGATGAAAATAAACATATTTATTTTCATCACTTAAAAGGAATATTAAGGTTTTTCAGGGCCGAGAATCTTCTCGGCCCATAACAAGACTCTGCTAGCTAACAGAATGCAATTTTGAAAATCCTCGTGGCTTAATTCTTCACTGCCTTCTTCGTATTTTCTTATAGTGGCATACTGAGAAAGTGTTCCAAGTAGAAAGGCATCTGGAGGAACTACTTTTTCTGGAAGCACAGCCACCAGGGCTTCTAAATCGTGGGTGTGCGGGATGGGTTTTTCATAAAAACAAAGGACAGCCTTCAATAGCTTTTCCGTACATTGTTGTGAGTGGTAAACAATGTTCTCTGGTCGTCCAATTTTTGCGGCACTCAATGCCTTGGCAGAATCTAAATCCCCTTTAGCAATACGTGCAAGCTCATAGGCATATTTTTTCTTATACTTTTTAGCGAGTGGACCCATTTAAACTCCAATTTGGATGTAATTCAACACCCGATTCTTTGATATCAAAACAGACGCCGCCAATTTCACTTCTTTTGATAAAGTCACTTTTTTTGAAAACAAGAAGGTCGAGTGGCCATTGGGATAACCGACCTGACTCATAAATTTTTTGCAAGAAAAGCTTAGGACTCTCCTCATCAGGAATAATGACAGCTAGGTCTAAATCTGATTCTGCTGTAAATCGGTCAGCTACAAAAGAACCAAAAATATAGATGGACGAATTTGGTTGTATTGACAGAACTCGCTCAATAATTCCCTTCAGAAGGGTTATCCAGAAGGGATCAGAAGTAGAAAGACGATTAAGCCGAAGAAGTGACATACCAGGGTAAGTCTATCTCTAAAATCTCAATAGTCAATCTACATCAAAGGCAGGTTGAAACATAATCTCAGTCCGGTATCTTTTTGTTGTACATATACTGGCAAGCATTTTTTTCAAGTGACGTTCCTATACTCAGAATCCCCAGTCTGTAATATTAGATCAGAAAGATTCTTTTAATAAAGGATAATGAGTCAGAAATTTCAATTTGATACAAATTCTAATCATTATCTGGGGACATTCATGTACCTAGATATATCAAACAGGAACAACGCCTGAATAAAAATCTTTAAGGAATAACGTTGATTTAATGAAAGAATAGTGAAAGAATAGCGAAAGAATGTTTCTTTCACAAGAGTTTACTTATTCTAAAGTTATGGTTGAAAGCCTAGTTGAAATTTCTAGAATGCAAGGGGAAATTTCAGCAAAAGTATTTTCATTATCTGATAGATTATTTTATAGACAACAAAGCCTAGCTGAATCAGCTCATTTTTCTACTAAAATTGAAGGAAATCAGCTGACTTTAAAACAGGTTACAGAGACGCTGGGTCAGAAAACTCATCTCAAAGCGTCTAGAGAACTCAAAGAGGTTATTAATTATGCGAAAGCTCGTCAATTTATATTCGAATCAAATATCAACATAAACAAAATCAATCTTTTAAAAAGTCATGACATTCTGCTCACAGGAATTTTGCTTAAATCAATAAGAGGGAAATACCGACAACTTCAAAATGCCATAAAAGATTCCAAGACTCAGAAAGTTATTTATCTCCCCCCAGAGTGGACAGATGTAGAAGATTTAATGAAAAATCTTTTTAAAATTGCTTTTTTAAAAAAACCTTCAATCGCAGAAGCTGTTATTGACTCTGGAATTTTTCATTTTCATTTCGAATCTATTCATCCTTTTTTGGATGGCAATGGCCGTCTGGGACGACTTTGGTCAACTAATATACTTAGGCATGGTGGTTTAAGTTTTGTTGAATTCGTGGCATTTGAAAAATATCACGAATTGAATCGAAAAACATATTATGAACAGTTGCATGCCTTGCAGGGTGATATTTTTTATAATATTTCTGCTCGTCTAGATTTGACTCCTTGGTTAGAATATTGGATTAAAGGTTTATTATACTCAATTAAAGAGGCTTATTCGCGAATTGAAAATTTGAGTTTTGAAAAAGAAGAATTGTTTTTAGAGAAGCGTCTTTCTATGGGTATAAACTTATTTAAATCCCATAAAAAAATATCTGCCGAGCAATATCAATTGCTAGCCAATATTGGAAGGACTCAAGCGGTAGAAGATTTAAACAAACTCATTCATTTAAAAATAATAAAAAAAATAGGTGGAGGTCGCTCTACTGTTTATATTCTTATGGAATGAAGATTCCATATTTTTCCAAAATTTTTGAAAGTCCAAGAAGTGGAATTCCTTGAATAGCTGTGGGATCTGTTGATTCAATAGTTTCTATGATCTGAATTCCGTGAGCCTCCATTTTATAGGAGCCAGCGCAGTCCCAGGGGGAATCAAGATCGACATAGCTTTCGATTTGGGCTCGTCGTAAAGGCTTTATTTTAATTTTAGTTATATTTAGTATGTCTTCTTGATAAGCGCCATCGAGCACCGTAAGAGCGGTTATTAATTCATGAGTTTGGCCTTGAAGTTTCATGAGTTGAAGAATGGCCTTCTCGCGTGTCCCTGCTTTTCCAAGAATTTCATTGTGAAGATGAACCAGCTGGTCGCCGCCAATGGTGATTTGGTCTTCCTTGGCTACCGAAGAGGCTTTCAAATAGCTTAATCGCAAAGCCAATACAGAAGGATTAAGGGAACAGTTTTTGTTTTTTTCGAAATCTTCATCAATCAATGGATTTTGCGATTCAAAGGTTAGACCAAGAATTTTTAATTGCTGTTGCCTGTAGAGGGAAGAACTTGCTAATACTATTTTTTTCATCTCGGTTTGTCCACTTGTACCACCCTGCGGCCTCGATTTAAGTCTTTTCAGACAGGCCTCGACAATTCTATTGCAAATGAAAATAATTTTCAACTATATTCCAGAAATGATAAAAAAAATAGAAGAAAAATTGTTACCTCGGCAAATAGATAATGAAACCTTATTTTTTGATGAAAAATGGACGGAGGATGACTTTCGAAATATCATTAGGAAGATAAATTTAAAGGTCACTCCCCAAAGGATGCAGATCTTAAAGGTGCTTCATGAGAACAGAAAACATATCACGGCTCAAGAACTTTTTGAGAAAGTGCAAAAGATCAATTCAGCCTTAGGATTTGCGACAGTCTATCGGTTTTTAAAAGACCTCTCAAAAGTGAATTCAGTAACAGAAGTAAGGATGGGCGGGATGCCTACGCGTTATGAGCTCACTCCCAAAAAACATCATGATCACATGACCTGCACTCAGTGCGGTCGTATTGTTGAATTTGAAAATAAAAATATCGAGGTGTTGCAGGAAAAGGTGGCTCATCAATATGGTTTTAAATTAACTCATCACGTGTTAGAACTTTACGGAGTGTGTCCGGCATGTCAGACTTAAGCACGATGAATGAGATCAAGATCGATGAAGAAGTAATTATTATTAAAAATGCCAGGGAACATAATTTAAAATCTCTCAACTTAAATATCCCCAGGAATAAAATAACTGTTTTTACAGGGCTCAGCGGTTCAGGAAAATCCTCCCTCGCCTTTGACACGATCTATGCAGAAGGGCAACGCCGTTACATAGATAGTTTGTCTTCCTACGCCAAACAATTTCTCGAGCAATTAAAGAAACCTGAAGTGGACTCCATAACGGGTTTATCTCCGGCCATTGCGATTGATCAAAAGTCCGTAGGGAGTAATCCAAGATCCACAGTAGGTACCGTTACCGAAATTTATGATTTCTTAAGGTTATTGTATGCAAAGGTCGGAACTCCCTTATGTCCGCAGCATCAAATTCCCGTGACATCACAAACGCCACAAGAAATTGTGAGTGATATTTTGAAGTTAGGGGATAACCATAAGATTTATATCTTGGCTCCTATGGCCCAAGGAAAAAAAGGGGAGTTTTTAAATGAATTTCAAAAATGGCAAAAAAAAGG
Coding sequences within:
- a CDS encoding nucleotidyltransferase domain-containing protein, whose product is MSLLRLNRLSTSDPFWITLLKGIIERVLSIQPNSSIYIFGSFVADRFTAESDLDLAVIIPDEESPKLFLQKIYESGRLSQWPLDLLVFKKSDFIKRSEIGGVCFDIKESGVELHPNWSLNGSTR
- a CDS encoding Fic family protein, which produces MFLSQEFTYSKVMVESLVEISRMQGEISAKVFSLSDRLFYRQQSLAESAHFSTKIEGNQLTLKQVTETLGQKTHLKASRELKEVINYAKARQFIFESNININKINLLKSHDILLTGILLKSIRGKYRQLQNAIKDSKTQKVIYLPPEWTDVEDLMKNLFKIAFLKKPSIAEAVIDSGIFHFHFESIHPFLDGNGRLGRLWSTNILRHGGLSFVEFVAFEKYHELNRKTYYEQLHALQGDIFYNISARLDLTPWLEYWIKGLLYSIKEAYSRIENLSFEKEELFLEKRLSMGINLFKSHKKISAEQYQLLANIGRTQAVEDLNKLIHLKIIKKIGGGRSTVYILME
- a CDS encoding Maf-like protein, whose translation is MKKIVLASSSLYRQQQLKILGLTFESQNPLIDEDFEKNKNCSLNPSVLALRLSYLKASSVAKEDQITIGGDQLVHLHNEILGKAGTREKAILQLMKLQGQTHELITALTVLDGAYQEDILNITKIKIKPLRRAQIESYVDLDSPWDCAGSYKMEAHGIQIIETIESTDPTAIQGIPLLGLSKILEKYGIFIP
- a CDS encoding transcriptional repressor encodes the protein MIKKIEEKLLPRQIDNETLFFDEKWTEDDFRNIIRKINLKVTPQRMQILKVLHENRKHITAQELFEKVQKINSALGFATVYRFLKDLSKVNSVTEVRMGGMPTRYELTPKKHHDHMTCTQCGRIVEFENKNIEVLQEKVAHQYGFKLTHHVLELYGVCPACQT